In Neoarius graeffei isolate fNeoGra1 chromosome 15, fNeoGra1.pri, whole genome shotgun sequence, a single genomic region encodes these proteins:
- the lims1 gene encoding LIM and senescent cell antigen-like-containing domain protein 1 isoform X3 — protein sequence MLGVSEMTGSSNMANALANAACERCKSGFAPAEKIVNSNGELYHEQCFVCAQCFQQFPEGLFYEFEGRKYCEHDFQMLFAPCCHQCGEFIIGRVIKAMNNSWHPDCFCCDICQAVLADVGFVKNAGRHLCRPCHNREKARGLGKYICQKCHAIIDEQPLIFKNDPYHPDHFNCSNCGKELTADARELKGELYCLPCHDKMGVPICGACRRPIEGRVVNAMGKQWHVEHFVCAKCEKPFLGHRHYERKGLAYCETHYNQLFGDVCYHCNRVIEGDVVSALNKAWCVNCFSCSTCNTKLTLKDKFVEVDLKPVCKHCYDRLPEELKRRLAKRERDARERKKKTAAVCS from the exons CAGCAATATGGCCAATGCCCTGGCGAATGCCGCATGCGAGCGTTGTAAAAGCGGCTTTGCCCCAGCCGAGAAGATCGTCAACAGTAACGGTGAGCTGTACCACGAGCAGTGTTTCGTGTGTGCCCAGTGCTTCCAGCAGTTTCCGGAGGGACTGTTTTACGAG TTTGAAGGCAGGAAGTACTGCGAGCACGATTTCCAAATGTTGTTTGCCCCTTGCTGTCACCAGTGTG GTGAGTTCATCATTGGCCGTGTGATTAAAGCCATGAACAACAGCTGGCACCCTGACTGCTTCTGCTGCGATATTTGCCAGGCAGTGTTGGCTGATGTTGGATTTGTCAAAAACGCTGGCCG TCATCTGTGTCGTCCATGTCATAATCGGGAGAAGGCTCGCGGGCTTGGGAAGTACATTTGTCAGAAGTGCCATGCCATCATTGATGAGCAGCCTCTCATCTTTAAGAACGATCCCTACCATCCGGATCACTTCAACTGCAGCAACTGTGG TAAGGAGTTGACTGCTGATGCTCGGGAGCTGAAAGGAGAGCTGTACTGTCTCCCCTGCCATGATAAAATGGGCGTGCCGATCTGCGGCGCCTGCAGGAGGCCTATCGAAGGCCGTGTGGTCAATGCCATGGGCAAACAGTGGCATGTTGAG catTTTGTGTGTGCCAAGTGTGAGAAGCCCTTCCTGGGTCATCGCCATTATGAAAGAAAAGGACTGGCATACTGCGAGACTCACTACAACCAG CTTTTTGGTGACGTCTGCTACCACTGCAATCGAGTGATCGAAGGAGATG TTGTGTCTGCTCTGAACAAAGCCTGGTGTGTCAACTGCTTCTCTTGTTCTACCTGTAACACCAAACTCACCCTGAA GGACAAATTTGTAGAGGTTGACCTGAAGCCGGTGTGTAAGCACTGCTACGACCGGCTGCCTGAGGAGCTGAAACGGCGCCTTGCTAAACGCGAACGCGATGCTCGTGAGAGGAAGAAGAAGACAGCTGCTGTCTGTTCGTAA
- the lims1 gene encoding LIM and senescent cell antigen-like-containing domain protein 1 isoform X1, protein MLGVSEMTGSSNMANALANAACERCKSGFAPAEKIVNSNGELYHEQCFVCAQCFQQFPEGLFYEFEGRKYCEHDFQMLFAPCCHQCGEFIIGRVIKAMNNSWHPDCFCCDICQAVLADVGFVKNAGRHLCRPCHNREKARGLGKYICQKCHAIIDEQPLIFKNDPYHPDHFNCSNCGKELTADARELKGELYCLPCHDKMGVPICGACRRPIEGRVVNAMGKQWHVEHFVCAKCEKPFLGHRHYERKGLAYCETHYNQLFGDVCYHCNRVIEGDVVSALNKAWCVNCFSCSTCNTKLTLKNKFVEFDMKPVCKKCYEKFPLELKKRLKKLAETVARK, encoded by the exons CAGCAATATGGCCAATGCCCTGGCGAATGCCGCATGCGAGCGTTGTAAAAGCGGCTTTGCCCCAGCCGAGAAGATCGTCAACAGTAACGGTGAGCTGTACCACGAGCAGTGTTTCGTGTGTGCCCAGTGCTTCCAGCAGTTTCCGGAGGGACTGTTTTACGAG TTTGAAGGCAGGAAGTACTGCGAGCACGATTTCCAAATGTTGTTTGCCCCTTGCTGTCACCAGTGTG GTGAGTTCATCATTGGCCGTGTGATTAAAGCCATGAACAACAGCTGGCACCCTGACTGCTTCTGCTGCGATATTTGCCAGGCAGTGTTGGCTGATGTTGGATTTGTCAAAAACGCTGGCCG TCATCTGTGTCGTCCATGTCATAATCGGGAGAAGGCTCGCGGGCTTGGGAAGTACATTTGTCAGAAGTGCCATGCCATCATTGATGAGCAGCCTCTCATCTTTAAGAACGATCCCTACCATCCGGATCACTTCAACTGCAGCAACTGTGG TAAGGAGTTGACTGCTGATGCTCGGGAGCTGAAAGGAGAGCTGTACTGTCTCCCCTGCCATGATAAAATGGGCGTGCCGATCTGCGGCGCCTGCAGGAGGCCTATCGAAGGCCGTGTGGTCAATGCCATGGGCAAACAGTGGCATGTTGAG catTTTGTGTGTGCCAAGTGTGAGAAGCCCTTCCTGGGTCATCGCCATTATGAAAGAAAAGGACTGGCATACTGCGAGACTCACTACAACCAG CTTTTTGGTGACGTCTGCTACCACTGCAATCGAGTGATCGAAGGAGATG TTGTGTCTGCTCTGAACAAAGCCTGGTGTGTCAACTGCTTCTCTTGTTCTACCTGTAACACCAAACTCACCCTGAA GAACAAGTTTGTGGAGTTTGACATGAAGCCTGTGTGTAAGAAATGCTATGAGAAATTTCCCCTGGAGCTAAAGAAGAGGCTGAAGAAGCTGGCTGAAACTGTAGCCCGCAAGTAG
- the lims1 gene encoding LIM and senescent cell antigen-like-containing domain protein 1 isoform X2: MLGVSEMTGSNMANALANAACERCKSGFAPAEKIVNSNGELYHEQCFVCAQCFQQFPEGLFYEFEGRKYCEHDFQMLFAPCCHQCGEFIIGRVIKAMNNSWHPDCFCCDICQAVLADVGFVKNAGRHLCRPCHNREKARGLGKYICQKCHAIIDEQPLIFKNDPYHPDHFNCSNCGKELTADARELKGELYCLPCHDKMGVPICGACRRPIEGRVVNAMGKQWHVEHFVCAKCEKPFLGHRHYERKGLAYCETHYNQLFGDVCYHCNRVIEGDVVSALNKAWCVNCFSCSTCNTKLTLKNKFVEFDMKPVCKKCYEKFPLELKKRLKKLAETVARK; this comes from the exons CAATATGGCCAATGCCCTGGCGAATGCCGCATGCGAGCGTTGTAAAAGCGGCTTTGCCCCAGCCGAGAAGATCGTCAACAGTAACGGTGAGCTGTACCACGAGCAGTGTTTCGTGTGTGCCCAGTGCTTCCAGCAGTTTCCGGAGGGACTGTTTTACGAG TTTGAAGGCAGGAAGTACTGCGAGCACGATTTCCAAATGTTGTTTGCCCCTTGCTGTCACCAGTGTG GTGAGTTCATCATTGGCCGTGTGATTAAAGCCATGAACAACAGCTGGCACCCTGACTGCTTCTGCTGCGATATTTGCCAGGCAGTGTTGGCTGATGTTGGATTTGTCAAAAACGCTGGCCG TCATCTGTGTCGTCCATGTCATAATCGGGAGAAGGCTCGCGGGCTTGGGAAGTACATTTGTCAGAAGTGCCATGCCATCATTGATGAGCAGCCTCTCATCTTTAAGAACGATCCCTACCATCCGGATCACTTCAACTGCAGCAACTGTGG TAAGGAGTTGACTGCTGATGCTCGGGAGCTGAAAGGAGAGCTGTACTGTCTCCCCTGCCATGATAAAATGGGCGTGCCGATCTGCGGCGCCTGCAGGAGGCCTATCGAAGGCCGTGTGGTCAATGCCATGGGCAAACAGTGGCATGTTGAG catTTTGTGTGTGCCAAGTGTGAGAAGCCCTTCCTGGGTCATCGCCATTATGAAAGAAAAGGACTGGCATACTGCGAGACTCACTACAACCAG CTTTTTGGTGACGTCTGCTACCACTGCAATCGAGTGATCGAAGGAGATG TTGTGTCTGCTCTGAACAAAGCCTGGTGTGTCAACTGCTTCTCTTGTTCTACCTGTAACACCAAACTCACCCTGAA GAACAAGTTTGTGGAGTTTGACATGAAGCCTGTGTGTAAGAAATGCTATGAGAAATTTCCCCTGGAGCTAAAGAAGAGGCTGAAGAAGCTGGCTGAAACTGTAGCCCGCAAGTAG